A part of Setaria viridis chromosome 8, Setaria_viridis_v4.0, whole genome shotgun sequence genomic DNA contains:
- the LOC117866979 gene encoding uncharacterized protein — protein sequence MSFASKHSKSPDLFASRLTNIGLRIYGLGRSLQDDDDAGQSADPQCLQNMAKRLEGGNSSPQSPEISGLYNIPLHCVAGLCVELYPMQIQPDTIGMDCDKYVPASELEGDQSTEFPGAGKKLACNNRECATRRLGQIATSNAKRVRQWINKINKRAPDALLAGVWLQLEGPPGMILAGFEIRRFLFRSMLDPKLADAFVRMLRLHENATMARRTKSPGRHYVSPS from the exons ATGAGCTTTGCCAGCAAGCATTCTAAAAGCCCAGATCTATTTGCCTCTAGATTAACCAATATCGGCCTAAGGATATACG GGCTCGGAAGATCACTtcaggatgatgatgatgctggccAGTCAGCTGACCCACAATGCCTCCAAAACATGGCCAAAAG GCTGGAAGGTGGCAACAGCTCACCGCAGAGTCCTGAAATTTCCGGGCTGTACAACATTCCGCTCCATTGTGTGGCAGGACTCTGTGTTGAATTGTACCCAATGCAGATACAACCAGATACAATCGGAATGGACTGTGACAAATACGTGCCTGCTTCAGAGTTGGAAGGGGACCAGTCCACTGAATTTCCCGGTGCCGGAAAGAAGCTGGCATGCAACAACCGTGAATGTGCAACAAGGAGGCTTGGACAGATAGCGACGTCAAATGCTAAACGCGTGCGGCAATGGATTAATAAGATTAATAAGAGAGCTCCAGATGCTCTACTGGCAGG GGTTTGGTTGCAACTTGAAGGACCACCTGGTATGATACTCGCTGGATTCGAGATCAGACGATTCCTGTTCCGATCGATGCTCGACCCCAAATTGGCTGATGCTTTTGTTCGGATGTTGAGGTTACATGAGAATGCAACAATGGCCAGACGCACAAAGTCTCCCGGCAGGCATTACGTGTCTCCTTCTTAG